A part of Cervus elaphus chromosome 11, mCerEla1.1, whole genome shotgun sequence genomic DNA contains:
- the ST6GALNAC4 gene encoding alpha-N-acetyl-neuraminyl-2,3-beta-galactosyl-1,3-N-acetyl-galactosaminide alpha-2,6-sialyltransferase isoform X2 produces MKAPGRLLLIVLCSAGFSAVYILLCCWACMPFCPAACLDPHLSINSRPTVPGPLHFSGYSSVPDGKPLVREPCRSCAVVSSSGQMLGSGLGAEIDGAECVLRMNQAPTVGFEADVGQRSTLRVISHTSVPLLLRNYSHYFQQARDTLYVVWGQGKHMDRALGGRTYRALLQLTRMYPGLQVYTFTERMMAYCDQVFQDETGKNRRQSGSFLSTGWFTMILALELCEEIVVYGMVSDSYCREEHHPSVPYHYFEKGRLDECQMYLAHERAPRSAHRFITEKAVFSRWAKKRPIVFAHPSWRMQWPHRHSAITRPLLQPHSAKNT; encoded by the exons ATGAAGGCTCCG GGTCGGCTCCTGCTCATCGTCCTCTGCTCTGCGGGCTTCTCGGCTGTCTACATCCTGCTGTGCTGCTGGGCCTGCATGCCCTTCTGCCCGGCCGCCTGCCTGGACCCCCACCTCTCTATCAACTCCAGGCCCACCGTGCCGGGGCCTCTGCACTTTAGTGGCTACAGCAGTGTGCCAGATGGGAAG CCGCTGGTCCGAGAGCCATGCCGCAGCTGCGCCGTGGTGTCCAGCTCAGGCCAGATGCTGGGCTCGGGCCTGGGCGCCGAGATCGACGGCGCTGAGTGTGTACTGCGCATGAACCAGGCGCCCACCGTGGGCTTCGAGGCAGATGTGGGCCAGCGGAGCACCCTGCGGGTCATCTCCCACACGAGCGTGCCTCTGCTGCTGCGAAACTACTCCCACTACTTCCAGCAGGCCCGTGACACGCTCTATGTGGTGTGGGGCCAGGGGAAGCACATGGACCGGGCGCTGGGCGGCCGCACCTACCGTGCGCTGCTGCAGCTCACCAGGATGTACCCTGGCCTGCAGGTGTACACGTTCACCGAGCGAATGATGGCCTACTGCGACCAGGTCTTCCAGGACGAGACGGGCAAGAACCG GAGGCAGTCCGGGTCCTTCCTCAGCACCGGCTGGTTCACCATGATCCTCGCCCTGGAGCTGTGTGAGGAGATCGTGGTCTACGGGATGGTCAGCGACAGCTACTGCAG ggaggagcATCACCCCTCGGTGCCTTACCACTACTTCGAGAAGGGCCGGCTGGATGAGTGTCAGATGTACCTGGCGCATGAGCGGGCGCCCCGCAGCGCCCACCGCTTCATCACCGAGAAGGCTGTGTTCTCTCGCTGGGCCAAGAAGAGGCCCATCGTCTTCGCCCACCCATCCTGGAGGATGCAGTGGCCCCATCGCCACAGCGCCATCACCAGGCCTCTGTTGCAGCCACACTCCGCCAAAAACACTTAA
- the ST6GALNAC4 gene encoding alpha-N-acetyl-neuraminyl-2,3-beta-galactosyl-1,3-N-acetyl-galactosaminide alpha-2,6-sialyltransferase isoform X4 codes for MKAPGRLLLIVLCSAGFSAVYILLCCWACMPFCPAACLDPHLSINSRPTVPGPLHFSGYSSVPDGKPLVREPCRSCAVVSSSGQMLGSGLGAEIDGAECVLRMNQAPTVGFEADVGQRSTLRVISHTSVPLLLRNYSHYFQQARDTLYVVYTFTERMMAYCDQVFQDETGKNRRQSGSFLSTGWFTMILALELCEEIVVYGMVSDSYCREEHHPSVPYHYFEKGRLDECQMYLAHERAPRSAHRFITEKAVFSRWAKKRPIVFAHPSWRMQWPHRHSAITRPLLQPHSAKNT; via the exons ATGAAGGCTCCG GGTCGGCTCCTGCTCATCGTCCTCTGCTCTGCGGGCTTCTCGGCTGTCTACATCCTGCTGTGCTGCTGGGCCTGCATGCCCTTCTGCCCGGCCGCCTGCCTGGACCCCCACCTCTCTATCAACTCCAGGCCCACCGTGCCGGGGCCTCTGCACTTTAGTGGCTACAGCAGTGTGCCAGATGGGAAG CCGCTGGTCCGAGAGCCATGCCGCAGCTGCGCCGTGGTGTCCAGCTCAGGCCAGATGCTGGGCTCGGGCCTGGGCGCCGAGATCGACGGCGCTGAGTGTGTACTGCGCATGAACCAGGCGCCCACCGTGGGCTTCGAGGCAGATGTGGGCCAGCGGAGCACCCTGCGGGTCATCTCCCACACGAGCGTGCCTCTGCTGCTGCGAAACTACTCCCACTACTTCCAGCAGGCCCGTGACACGCTCTATGTG GTGTACACGTTCACCGAGCGAATGATGGCCTACTGCGACCAGGTCTTCCAGGACGAGACGGGCAAGAACCG GAGGCAGTCCGGGTCCTTCCTCAGCACCGGCTGGTTCACCATGATCCTCGCCCTGGAGCTGTGTGAGGAGATCGTGGTCTACGGGATGGTCAGCGACAGCTACTGCAG ggaggagcATCACCCCTCGGTGCCTTACCACTACTTCGAGAAGGGCCGGCTGGATGAGTGTCAGATGTACCTGGCGCATGAGCGGGCGCCCCGCAGCGCCCACCGCTTCATCACCGAGAAGGCTGTGTTCTCTCGCTGGGCCAAGAAGAGGCCCATCGTCTTCGCCCACCCATCCTGGAGGATGCAGTGGCCCCATCGCCACAGCGCCATCACCAGGCCTCTGTTGCAGCCACACTCCGCCAAAAACACTTAA
- the ST6GALNAC4 gene encoding alpha-N-acetyl-neuraminyl-2,3-beta-galactosyl-1,3-N-acetyl-galactosaminide alpha-2,6-sialyltransferase isoform X1 → MKAPGRLLLIVLCSAGFSAVYILLCCWACMPFCPAACLDPHLSINSRPTVPGPLHFSGYSSVPDGKPLVREPCRSCAVVSSSGQMLGSGLGAEIDGAECVLRMNQAPTVGFEADVGQRSTLRVISHTSVPLLLRNYSHYFQQARDTLYVVWGQGKHMDRALGGRTYRALLQLTRMYPGLQVYTFTERMMAYCDQVFQDETGKNREEHHPSVPYHYFEKGRLDECQMYLAHERAPRSAHRFITEKAVFSRWAKKRPIVFAHPSWRMQWPHRHSAITRPLLQPHSAKNT, encoded by the exons ATGAAGGCTCCG GGTCGGCTCCTGCTCATCGTCCTCTGCTCTGCGGGCTTCTCGGCTGTCTACATCCTGCTGTGCTGCTGGGCCTGCATGCCCTTCTGCCCGGCCGCCTGCCTGGACCCCCACCTCTCTATCAACTCCAGGCCCACCGTGCCGGGGCCTCTGCACTTTAGTGGCTACAGCAGTGTGCCAGATGGGAAG CCGCTGGTCCGAGAGCCATGCCGCAGCTGCGCCGTGGTGTCCAGCTCAGGCCAGATGCTGGGCTCGGGCCTGGGCGCCGAGATCGACGGCGCTGAGTGTGTACTGCGCATGAACCAGGCGCCCACCGTGGGCTTCGAGGCAGATGTGGGCCAGCGGAGCACCCTGCGGGTCATCTCCCACACGAGCGTGCCTCTGCTGCTGCGAAACTACTCCCACTACTTCCAGCAGGCCCGTGACACGCTCTATGTGGTGTGGGGCCAGGGGAAGCACATGGACCGGGCGCTGGGCGGCCGCACCTACCGTGCGCTGCTGCAGCTCACCAGGATGTACCCTGGCCTGCAGGTGTACACGTTCACCGAGCGAATGATGGCCTACTGCGACCAGGTCTTCCAGGACGAGACGGGCAAGAACCG ggaggagcATCACCCCTCGGTGCCTTACCACTACTTCGAGAAGGGCCGGCTGGATGAGTGTCAGATGTACCTGGCGCATGAGCGGGCGCCCCGCAGCGCCCACCGCTTCATCACCGAGAAGGCTGTGTTCTCTCGCTGGGCCAAGAAGAGGCCCATCGTCTTCGCCCACCCATCCTGGAGGATGCAGTGGCCCCATCGCCACAGCGCCATCACCAGGCCTCTGTTGCAGCCACACTCCGCCAAAAACACTTAA
- the ST6GALNAC4 gene encoding alpha-N-acetyl-neuraminyl-2,3-beta-galactosyl-1,3-N-acetyl-galactosaminide alpha-2,6-sialyltransferase isoform X3, with protein MPFCPAACLDPHLSINSRPTVPGPLHFSGYSSVPDGKPLVREPCRSCAVVSSSGQMLGSGLGAEIDGAECVLRMNQAPTVGFEADVGQRSTLRVISHTSVPLLLRNYSHYFQQARDTLYVVWGQGKHMDRALGGRTYRALLQLTRMYPGLQVYTFTERMMAYCDQVFQDETGKNRRQSGSFLSTGWFTMILALELCEEIVVYGMVSDSYCREEHHPSVPYHYFEKGRLDECQMYLAHERAPRSAHRFITEKAVFSRWAKKRPIVFAHPSWRMQWPHRHSAITRPLLQPHSAKNT; from the exons ATGCCCTTCTGCCCGGCCGCCTGCCTGGACCCCCACCTCTCTATCAACTCCAGGCCCACCGTGCCGGGGCCTCTGCACTTTAGTGGCTACAGCAGTGTGCCAGATGGGAAG CCGCTGGTCCGAGAGCCATGCCGCAGCTGCGCCGTGGTGTCCAGCTCAGGCCAGATGCTGGGCTCGGGCCTGGGCGCCGAGATCGACGGCGCTGAGTGTGTACTGCGCATGAACCAGGCGCCCACCGTGGGCTTCGAGGCAGATGTGGGCCAGCGGAGCACCCTGCGGGTCATCTCCCACACGAGCGTGCCTCTGCTGCTGCGAAACTACTCCCACTACTTCCAGCAGGCCCGTGACACGCTCTATGTGGTGTGGGGCCAGGGGAAGCACATGGACCGGGCGCTGGGCGGCCGCACCTACCGTGCGCTGCTGCAGCTCACCAGGATGTACCCTGGCCTGCAGGTGTACACGTTCACCGAGCGAATGATGGCCTACTGCGACCAGGTCTTCCAGGACGAGACGGGCAAGAACCG GAGGCAGTCCGGGTCCTTCCTCAGCACCGGCTGGTTCACCATGATCCTCGCCCTGGAGCTGTGTGAGGAGATCGTGGTCTACGGGATGGTCAGCGACAGCTACTGCAG ggaggagcATCACCCCTCGGTGCCTTACCACTACTTCGAGAAGGGCCGGCTGGATGAGTGTCAGATGTACCTGGCGCATGAGCGGGCGCCCCGCAGCGCCCACCGCTTCATCACCGAGAAGGCTGTGTTCTCTCGCTGGGCCAAGAAGAGGCCCATCGTCTTCGCCCACCCATCCTGGAGGATGCAGTGGCCCCATCGCCACAGCGCCATCACCAGGCCTCTGTTGCAGCCACACTCCGCCAAAAACACTTAA